The Bacillota bacterium LX-D genome has a window encoding:
- a CDS encoding regulatory protein RecX, translating to MEKDQQAALKYALRILGLRPYTAENLKMKLQKKGFAMEDINCVIDYCKERKYIDDLDYARRWICNSKELRPMGRKRVFQELKMKGIDVELIETGINELLSLEDEEELALKLLHKKFKDCDLNRQNMPKAYSFLVRRGFSYATARKALDTFFGRIGCLSHF from the coding sequence ATGGAAAAAGATCAACAAGCTGCTTTGAAATATGCCCTTAGAATATTGGGTTTACGTCCTTACACCGCCGAAAACCTAAAAATGAAATTGCAAAAAAAAGGATTTGCAATGGAGGATATCAATTGTGTTATCGATTATTGTAAGGAGAGAAAATATATAGATGATTTAGATTATGCCAGGCGTTGGATTTGTAATTCCAAGGAGCTTAGACCAATGGGCAGAAAAAGAGTTTTTCAAGAGCTTAAGATGAAAGGTATAGATGTAGAGCTTATTGAAACTGGTATAAATGAGTTACTAAGCTTGGAAGACGAAGAAGAGTTAGCACTTAAATTATTGCATAAAAAATTTAAAGATTGCGATTTAAATCGACAAAATATGCCTAAGGCATATAGCTTTTTAGTCAGGAGAGGCTTTTCTTATGCTACGGCACGCAAGGCCTTAGATACATTTTTTGGACGGATAGGATGCTTAAGCCATTTTTAG
- the recA gene encoding recombinase RecA, protein MSDKMKALEIALNNIEKQFGKGSIMKLGDAAANMQIEVISTGALALDLALGVGGVPKGRIIEIYGPESSGKTTVALHIIAEAQKNGGNAAFIDAEHALDPTYAHNLGVDVDNLLVSQPDTGEQALEIAEALVRSGAIDVIVIDSVAALVPKAEIDGDMGDAHVGLQARLMSQALRKLAGVISKSHTVAIFINQLREKVGVMFGSPETTPGGRALKFYSSVRLEVRKVETLKQGADMIGSRTRIKVVKNKVAPPFKQAECDIMYGAGISREGSIIDLGSELNIIQKSGSWYSYNDEKLGQGRENAKEYLKEHAELANLIEQQIRQMVLGVEEKKGSINIENEELN, encoded by the coding sequence ATGTCAGATAAAATGAAAGCATTGGAAATAGCATTAAATAATATTGAAAAACAATTTGGTAAGGGCTCTATTATGAAACTTGGTGATGCAGCTGCTAATATGCAAATTGAGGTAATATCTACGGGAGCTTTAGCGTTAGATTTGGCTTTGGGAGTCGGAGGAGTACCAAAAGGTAGAATTATTGAGATTTATGGCCCAGAATCTTCTGGAAAAACAACAGTTGCTTTACATATTATTGCTGAGGCTCAAAAAAATGGTGGGAATGCAGCATTTATTGATGCTGAACATGCCCTTGATCCTACATATGCCCATAACTTGGGTGTAGATGTAGATAATTTATTAGTTTCTCAACCGGATACGGGAGAGCAGGCTCTGGAAATTGCAGAAGCTTTAGTACGAAGTGGTGCTATTGATGTAATAGTTATTGATTCGGTTGCTGCATTAGTACCAAAAGCAGAAATTGATGGTGATATGGGTGATGCTCACGTCGGGTTACAAGCTAGGCTAATGTCCCAAGCTTTACGTAAACTAGCAGGAGTTATTAGTAAGTCTCATACAGTTGCGATTTTTATTAACCAGCTTAGGGAAAAAGTTGGGGTTATGTTTGGCAGCCCAGAAACTACTCCCGGAGGAAGAGCCCTCAAGTTTTATTCTTCAGTACGATTGGAAGTTAGAAAAGTTGAGACATTAAAGCAAGGAGCTGACATGATTGGCAGCAGAACGAGGATAAAGGTAGTAAAAAATAAAGTGGCACCTCCATTTAAACAAGCTGAATGTGATATTATGTACGGAGCAGGCATTTCTCGTGAAGGAAGTATCATAGATTTAGGTTCAGAGCTTAATATTATTCAGAAAAGTGGTTCTTGGTATTCCTATAATGATGAAAAACTAGGTCAAGGTAGGGAAAACGCCAAGGAATATTTAAAGGAACATGCTGAATTAGCAAATTTAATCGAACAGCAAATTAGACAAATGGTTTTAGGTGTTGAAGAAAAAAAAGGTTCAATAAATATTGAAAACGAAGAACTAAATTAA
- a CDS encoding AAA family ATPase codes for MVFEAGIGFALALIIFLAILGYNIAPFLVILLIIGAFYFILIQKGVVNYPRVNKYVVKSKICFDDIGGQNTAKQELKEALDFIVASEKAQNLGIRPLKGILLTGPPGTGKTLLAKAAASYTDAAMLVSAGSEFVEMYAGVGAKRVRSLFKKAKETALKENKNRAVIFIDEIEVLGGKRGSNTSHLEYDQTLNQLLVEMDGLKANNILVIAATNRVDMLDSALLRPGRFDRLVKVDLPDKAGRLQILKIHTRNKPLGQDVDLESIAQESFGFSGAHLESLANEAAIYALRDGNTTIENRHFREALDKVMLGEKLDKKPNADELARVAIHEAGHGIISELMRPGSVATITVIPRNQALGYVRQKPESDTCLYTKSFLEKQIKITLAGAVAEEIILGERSTGSANDFQEAVKLAKQIILNGLSPLGIIDPEQNDQIIRDMLQEILHEQENQVKDMLKKQKEILVKVAAELKKEEKVSGEQLRALMTEDMQCA; via the coding sequence ATGGTATTTGAGGCCGGAATTGGTTTTGCATTAGCATTAATAATTTTTTTAGCCATCCTAGGCTATAATATAGCTCCGTTTCTAGTAATCTTACTTATTATCGGGGCTTTTTACTTTATTCTCATACAAAAAGGGGTCGTTAATTACCCTAGAGTCAATAAGTATGTTGTCAAAAGTAAAATTTGTTTCGATGATATTGGTGGGCAGAATACTGCTAAGCAGGAATTAAAAGAAGCCCTTGATTTTATTGTAGCTTCAGAAAAGGCTCAAAATTTAGGTATAAGACCTTTAAAAGGAATACTTCTAACAGGTCCCCCTGGGACAGGGAAAACCTTGCTGGCTAAAGCAGCAGCTAGTTATACTGATGCGGCAATGCTGGTATCAGCCGGATCCGAATTCGTGGAAATGTATGCAGGTGTAGGAGCTAAAAGGGTTAGATCTTTATTCAAGAAAGCTAAAGAAACAGCACTTAAGGAAAATAAAAACAGAGCAGTTATTTTTATTGATGAGATTGAAGTGCTTGGCGGAAAAAGGGGTAGTAATACTAGTCACCTGGAATACGATCAAACTTTAAATCAATTGTTAGTTGAAATGGATGGTTTGAAGGCGAATAATATTTTAGTTATTGCTGCTACAAATAGAGTAGATATGTTGGATTCTGCTCTCTTAAGGCCTGGTCGTTTTGATAGGCTGGTAAAAGTAGATTTGCCTGATAAAGCGGGAAGGTTGCAAATACTAAAAATTCACACTAGAAACAAGCCATTAGGACAAGATGTTGATTTGGAAAGTATAGCCCAAGAGAGTTTTGGATTCTCAGGAGCCCACTTGGAAAGCTTAGCAAATGAAGCTGCTATTTATGCTTTGCGCGATGGGAATACAACTATCGAAAATCGTCATTTCCGCGAAGCTTTGGATAAAGTTATGTTGGGAGAAAAACTTGATAAAAAACCTAACGCTGATGAATTGGCAAGAGTAGCTATTCATGAAGCAGGTCATGGTATAATTAGTGAACTAATGCGGCCTGGTTCTGTTGCTACGATTACGGTTATTCCGCGTAACCAGGCTTTGGGATATGTAAGGCAAAAGCCGGAAAGTGATACTTGTCTTTATACAAAAAGCTTTTTGGAAAAACAAATTAAAATTACACTAGCTGGTGCTGTCGCTGAAGAAATTATTTTAGGGGAACGGAGTACTGGTTCTGCTAACGATTTTCAGGAGGCTGTAAAGTTAGCCAAACAAATTATATTAAATGGACTTTCTCCATTAGGTATTATTGATCCTGAGCAGAACGATCAAATAATTCGTGATATGTTGCAGGAAATTCTGCACGAGCAGGAGAATCAGGTTAAGGACATGCTGAAAAAGCAAAAAGAGATTTTGGTTAAAGTTGCTGCAGAGTTGAAAAAGGAAGAGAAAGTAAGCGGAGAACAATTAAGGGCTTTAATGACCGAGGATATGCAATGTGCTTAA
- the pgsA gene encoding CDP-diacylglycerol--glycerol-3-phosphate 3-phosphatidyltransferase, whose product MNLANQLTLLRIILAPLFMILLLIKIPYGQFFAAFIFILAASTDGIDGYIARSRKQITNLGKIMDPLADKLLISAALISLVELNLITAWVAFIIIAREFAVTGLRVVAAAEGFVIVASSLGKIKTVSQIVAISAILLRDLPIPYFEIATLVVLYFAVFITIISGIDYFTKSKALLQENQN is encoded by the coding sequence ATGAATTTAGCTAATCAATTGACGTTGCTAAGGATAATTTTAGCTCCACTTTTTATGATTCTGTTATTAATAAAAATTCCGTATGGTCAATTTTTTGCAGCTTTTATTTTTATTTTAGCTGCTAGTACAGATGGTATTGATGGATATATTGCTCGTAGTCGCAAACAAATTACAAATTTGGGAAAAATTATGGATCCTTTAGCTGATAAGCTTTTAATCTCTGCAGCTCTTATATCATTGGTGGAATTAAATTTAATAACCGCTTGGGTTGCTTTTATTATTATTGCTAGGGAATTTGCCGTAACTGGTTTGAGAGTAGTAGCTGCGGCTGAGGGCTTTGTGATTGTTGCCAGCTCATTAGGCAAAATTAAAACTGTGAGCCAAATTGTTGCTATTTCAGCAATATTACTAAGAGATTTGCCTATTCCTTACTTTGAAATTGCTACACTTGTAGTTTTGTACTTTGCTGTTTTTATTACAATTATTTCAGGAATAGACTACTTTACTAAATCCAAGGCGTTGCTCCAAGAAAATCAAAATTAG
- the rimO gene encoding 30S ribosomal protein S12 methylthiotransferase RimO yields the protein MAKVAVVTLGCDKNTVDSECMLGLLNQEQYHIVTNTREADIIIINTCGFITAAKEESINTILEMVNLKKIKPELKVIVTGCLVQKYCTELAEEIPEVDGFLGSNDVTALPALLDKVSAGQRITKLQKSTNNPDLYIPRVKSTEYYSYLKVAEGCDKKCTYCAIPEMRGGYASRSIASLLKETEIMAQSGIKEISLVAQDITLYGEDLYHELSLVKLLQQIAKISDLEWIRLLYCYPDHITDELINFIAAETKVCNYLDIPLQHAHPEILKQMGRRGNTEQIIKLIEKLRTKIPNVALRTTFIVGFPGETERHFQTLLDFMSLIKFDWVGVFTYSQEEGTVAAGFANQVPDEVKEERFHRAMLHQLEITSANNNKWLGKTVPVLVEGKALERDGFWQGRTEQQAPEVDGSVLFSADKVEPGEFVPVLIRRVEEYDLIGEIQNEFS from the coding sequence TTGGCAAAAGTTGCCGTAGTTACTTTAGGCTGCGATAAAAATACAGTTGATTCAGAATGTATGCTGGGTTTGCTTAATCAAGAACAGTACCATATTGTTACAAATACTAGAGAGGCAGACATTATTATCATAAATACTTGTGGCTTTATCACAGCTGCTAAAGAGGAATCTATTAATACCATTTTAGAAATGGTTAATTTAAAAAAAATTAAGCCCGAATTAAAGGTAATTGTTACTGGTTGTCTTGTACAAAAATATTGCACGGAGTTAGCCGAGGAAATACCTGAGGTAGATGGTTTTTTAGGCAGCAACGATGTTACAGCTTTGCCTGCGTTACTAGATAAAGTTAGTGCCGGTCAACGTATAACAAAGCTGCAAAAGAGTACAAATAACCCTGATTTATATATTCCAAGGGTTAAATCAACAGAATATTATTCTTATTTAAAAGTTGCCGAAGGCTGTGATAAAAAATGCACTTACTGTGCTATTCCTGAAATGCGGGGCGGATATGCAAGTAGGAGTATTGCTTCTTTGCTTAAGGAAACGGAAATTATGGCCCAATCAGGTATCAAAGAAATTTCTTTAGTTGCTCAGGATATTACACTTTATGGCGAAGATCTTTATCATGAGCTGAGTTTAGTAAAACTGCTTCAGCAAATTGCTAAAATTTCTGATTTAGAATGGATTAGGCTTTTATACTGTTATCCAGATCATATAACCGATGAGCTAATAAATTTTATTGCTGCAGAAACAAAGGTATGTAATTACTTAGACATACCTTTACAGCATGCACACCCGGAAATTTTGAAGCAAATGGGCAGACGTGGCAATACAGAGCAAATAATAAAATTAATAGAAAAATTGCGCACCAAAATCCCTAATGTTGCTTTACGGACTACATTTATAGTGGGATTTCCGGGTGAAACGGAACGGCATTTTCAAACCTTACTAGACTTTATGTCTTTAATAAAGTTTGATTGGGTTGGGGTTTTTACCTATTCACAGGAGGAAGGTACTGTTGCGGCTGGTTTTGCAAATCAGGTACCTGATGAAGTTAAAGAAGAACGTTTTCACAGAGCTATGCTACATCAACTAGAAATTACTTCAGCAAATAATAACAAATGGTTAGGAAAAACAGTTCCAGTTCTTGTGGAGGGAAAAGCATTGGAACGTGATGGATTTTGGCAGGGTAGAACCGAACAGCAGGCTCCAGAGGTAGATGGTTCTGTGCTTTTTTCAGCCGATAAGGTCGAGCCAGGAGAATTTGTACCAGTACTGATTAGGCGGGTAGAGGAGTACGATTTAATAGGAGAGATTCAAAATGAATTTAGCTAA
- a CDS encoding DUF4115 domain-containing protein, giving the protein MGLVGETLRQAREAKDLTLLDVEAATKIRLKYLEALENEKYSEIPGRVYVIGFLKSYAKFLGLQDYALVEEYKAANKNEEPAQLRVKTPTTNKTDKTNVFYINKKAFKFSGIALTAVALFAFIYLYQLGRTNLPAANQTQSSPTTVQEHQQNSSANASNQKEPKQSQSESGAEQEENSSGVNVSLKILSDEGNRCWINVIIDGEQDFSGVLEAGDSKDFTGKDVIKIRFGNPRVVQVRLNGKDQGKLSPSSHAITKEFTASNTDPVKNN; this is encoded by the coding sequence ATGGGACTTGTTGGAGAAACTTTAAGGCAAGCGCGAGAAGCTAAAGACCTTACTTTGCTTGATGTTGAAGCGGCAACAAAAATAAGGTTAAAATATCTAGAGGCTTTGGAAAACGAAAAGTATTCTGAAATTCCAGGGCGAGTTTATGTTATCGGCTTTTTAAAAAGCTATGCAAAATTTTTAGGATTGCAGGATTACGCTTTAGTCGAAGAGTATAAAGCTGCAAATAAAAATGAGGAACCTGCACAGCTTAGAGTAAAAACTCCTACAACTAATAAGACGGATAAGACTAATGTTTTCTACATAAATAAAAAAGCTTTTAAATTTAGTGGCATTGCCTTAACTGCTGTTGCCTTGTTTGCCTTTATTTATCTTTATCAGTTGGGACGGACAAATTTGCCGGCAGCAAATCAAACTCAATCTTCTCCCACTACGGTCCAGGAACATCAGCAAAATTCTTCAGCAAATGCAAGTAACCAAAAAGAACCTAAACAGTCCCAGTCTGAGTCTGGAGCAGAGCAAGAAGAAAATTCTTCAGGTGTAAATGTTTCTTTAAAGATTCTTTCTGATGAAGGTAATAGGTGTTGGATTAATGTCATCATAGATGGTGAACAAGATTTTAGTGGTGTGTTAGAAGCAGGAGATAGCAAGGACTTTACAGGTAAAGATGTGATAAAAATTAGGTTTGGTAACCCACGTGTAGTTCAGGTGCGTTTAAATGGAAAGGATCAAGGTAAATTAAGTCCATCCAGTCATGCTATAACAAAAGAATTTACTGCAAGCAATACAGATCCAGTTAAGAATAATTAA
- the mnmH gene encoding tRNA 2-selenouridine(34) synthase MnmH, producing MPENISIEEALAMEDAVFIDVRSPGEFAEDNLPGAINIPILDDEQRCIVGTTYKQQGPNEARVLGMDLVSAQIPEKIRKIQDVSKDKKIIVYCWRGGLRSKAMSQLLDLAGIDSYRLLGGYKAYRKYINDYYINLEPINFLVLYGLTGVGKSEIIANLDKLGMETLDLEKLANHRGSVFGGVGLKNQPSQKRFESSIYRILQEYKNSKAIVVEGESRKVGKLIIPEVVYRSMQNGTKILVYNSIENRINRILQEYLNGSTENLKGIERSIIQLQRRIGKSKTKDLLDKLWVGQYDEIVEELLLNYYDPLYKHPESPSEVYDLSINAEDIEQAALQIKNYIETQIL from the coding sequence ATGCCAGAAAATATATCTATAGAAGAAGCTTTAGCAATGGAAGATGCCGTTTTTATTGATGTAAGATCACCAGGTGAGTTTGCAGAAGATAATTTACCTGGAGCTATAAATATACCTATATTGGATGATGAACAAAGGTGCATTGTTGGGACTACTTATAAACAACAGGGGCCAAATGAAGCTAGAGTATTGGGAATGGACTTAGTTTCAGCACAAATCCCGGAGAAAATAAGGAAAATTCAAGATGTAAGTAAGGATAAAAAAATAATAGTTTACTGTTGGCGTGGGGGCCTGCGCAGTAAAGCTATGAGCCAATTGTTGGACTTGGCTGGTATTGACAGCTATCGGTTACTTGGAGGTTATAAAGCATACCGCAAATATATAAATGATTATTATATTAATTTAGAACCAATTAATTTTCTTGTGTTGTATGGTTTGACAGGTGTAGGGAAGAGTGAAATCATTGCTAATTTAGACAAATTAGGGATGGAAACTCTGGATTTAGAAAAACTAGCTAATCATCGAGGTTCTGTTTTTGGAGGAGTTGGATTGAAAAATCAACCATCACAGAAACGTTTTGAATCAAGTATTTATAGGATACTCCAAGAATATAAAAATAGTAAAGCTATTGTAGTGGAAGGGGAAAGCAGAAAAGTCGGGAAGTTAATAATTCCTGAGGTTGTGTACCGTTCAATGCAAAACGGAACTAAAATTTTAGTTTATAATAGTATTGAAAATCGAATTAATAGGATTTTGCAGGAATATTTGAATGGTTCTACCGAAAATTTGAAAGGAATTGAGCGGTCTATTATTCAATTACAGCGCAGGATTGGCAAATCAAAGACAAAAGATTTACTGGATAAACTTTGGGTGGGGCAGTATGATGAAATAGTGGAGGAATTGCTTCTTAATTACTATGACCCACTTTATAAGCATCCTGAATCACCATCTGAAGTATACGATCTTTCTATCAACGCAGAAGACATTGAACAAGCTGCGCTGCAAATTAAAAATTATATTGAGACTCAAATTCTGTAA
- a CDS encoding DNA translocase FtsK 4TM domain-containing protein yields MKRNILGDEEFFYEVVILARASKKNSYELKYEIIGVLITAFAILSLVSIYTFDYNFGNSGTNAIGPIGSFIVRTFGGIFGKGKYIVTILIALYGIKMVQTKNKVKFNKRFVGMVLLLIAFLSYVHLKYLVLDNFIVILRTSVDGVGGGLSGAVIAIILRACFGQVGTYIVLSTICLVGILLTSGNCLPKIMCIIGMKIKDFYLRLRTQLVDFLFTTVEDNSKEAKLIKREKKSNTPIIITGEQVTENGLPNKEEIEDEVPLIIIQENSKENQAVQSKAMANTTSRAVENVEIPANGDKYKSYNLPPFNLLQVVERHNSTKGTKDITETVKVLENTLESFGVKLKVTQVSCGPAITRYEAQPAPGVKVSKIVSLADDIALSLAAPHVRIEAPIPGKAAVGIEVPNKEISVVSFREVLETQEFSNSSSLLTVVFGKDIAGNPVVADLGKMPHLLIAGATGSGKSVCMNALITSLLYKSKPNELKFLMIDPKMVELTTYNGIPHLVAPVVTDAKKSATALRWMVNEMENRYALFATNGVKDIYRYNDLKRQEDPSALAPALPFIVILIDELADLMMVAPADVEDAICRLAQMARAAGIHLVVATQRPSVDVITGIIKANIPSRVAFAVSSQTDSRTILDMGGAEKLLGRGDMLFYPVGTSKPIRVQGVYVSDREVEKIVDFLKTQGTPEYMQGAAILEETQENTAENNYAEDELLPEAARLLIESGQASISMLQRRLHVGYTRAARLIDIMEDKGIVGGYEGSKPRSVLINWDDYQKMFGSM; encoded by the coding sequence TTGAAAAGGAATATACTGGGTGATGAAGAATTTTTTTACGAGGTGGTAATTTTGGCTAGAGCATCAAAAAAAAATAGTTATGAACTTAAATATGAAATAATAGGAGTACTTATAACCGCGTTTGCAATACTCAGTTTAGTTAGCATTTACACATTTGATTATAATTTTGGAAATTCGGGTACTAACGCCATTGGTCCTATAGGCAGCTTTATAGTTCGTACATTTGGAGGTATATTTGGGAAAGGCAAGTATATCGTTACAATATTAATAGCCTTGTATGGGATAAAGATGGTTCAAACCAAAAATAAAGTTAAGTTTAATAAAAGATTTGTAGGAATGGTCTTACTTCTTATAGCTTTTTTAAGTTATGTCCACCTAAAATATTTAGTTCTAGATAATTTTATAGTTATTCTTAGAACATCCGTCGATGGAGTAGGCGGCGGCTTAAGTGGAGCAGTAATAGCAATTATTTTGAGAGCTTGTTTCGGCCAGGTTGGAACCTATATAGTGCTTTCCACTATTTGTTTGGTTGGAATCCTATTGACATCTGGAAATTGTTTACCTAAAATTATGTGCATTATTGGAATGAAAATTAAAGACTTTTATCTAAGGCTTCGCACTCAATTGGTAGATTTTTTATTTACCACTGTGGAAGATAATTCAAAAGAAGCAAAATTAATTAAAAGAGAGAAGAAAAGTAATACTCCAATTATTATCACTGGTGAACAAGTAACAGAAAATGGTTTGCCAAATAAAGAAGAAATAGAAGATGAAGTTCCCTTAATTATTATACAAGAGAATTCAAAGGAAAACCAAGCAGTGCAAAGTAAAGCTATGGCTAATACTACATCCAGAGCTGTAGAGAATGTGGAGATTCCAGCCAATGGTGATAAATATAAATCTTATAACTTACCTCCTTTTAATTTACTGCAAGTGGTAGAACGTCATAATAGTACTAAAGGAACAAAAGATATTACAGAAACAGTGAAGGTTTTAGAAAACACTTTAGAAAGCTTTGGGGTTAAATTGAAAGTAACTCAAGTAAGCTGCGGGCCTGCTATTACCAGATATGAAGCTCAACCAGCCCCCGGAGTAAAAGTAAGTAAGATTGTGAGTTTAGCTGATGATATTGCCCTGAGTTTGGCAGCTCCCCATGTAAGAATAGAAGCACCAATACCGGGAAAAGCAGCAGTAGGGATTGAAGTTCCCAATAAAGAAATTTCAGTGGTGAGTTTTAGGGAAGTCCTTGAAACACAAGAATTTAGCAACTCGTCATCGTTATTGACAGTAGTTTTTGGTAAGGATATTGCAGGAAATCCAGTTGTAGCAGATTTAGGGAAAATGCCTCACTTATTAATTGCTGGTGCTACCGGCTCCGGTAAAAGTGTTTGTATGAATGCCTTGATAACAAGCTTATTATATAAAAGTAAGCCTAATGAATTAAAATTTTTAATGATTGATCCTAAAATGGTTGAGCTAACCACATATAATGGTATTCCTCATTTGGTTGCACCTGTAGTAACAGATGCTAAAAAATCAGCAACTGCTCTACGGTGGATGGTTAATGAAATGGAAAATAGATATGCACTATTTGCAACTAATGGTGTTAAAGATATTTATCGTTATAATGATTTAAAAAGGCAGGAAGACCCCTCTGCTTTAGCTCCGGCTTTGCCTTTTATTGTAATTCTGATTGATGAATTGGCCGATTTAATGATGGTTGCACCGGCTGATGTAGAAGATGCTATTTGCCGTCTGGCGCAAATGGCCAGAGCTGCTGGAATTCATTTAGTTGTAGCAACACAGCGCCCATCAGTTGATGTAATAACAGGTATAATTAAGGCAAATATCCCCAGTAGAGTTGCATTTGCGGTGTCATCACAGACAGATTCCAGAACTATTTTGGATATGGGGGGCGCGGAGAAACTTCTAGGACGAGGTGATATGTTGTTTTATCCTGTGGGCACTAGTAAACCTATTAGAGTGCAAGGAGTTTATGTATCTGATAGAGAAGTTGAAAAAATTGTAGACTTTTTAAAAACCCAAGGTACGCCGGAATACATGCAAGGTGCTGCTATTTTGGAAGAGACCCAGGAAAATACTGCTGAAAATAATTATGCAGAAGATGAATTATTGCCAGAAGCTGCGCGCTTGTTGATTGAAAGTGGACAGGCCTCTATTTCCATGCTTCAGCGTCGTCTACACGTTGGCTATACAAGAGCCGCACGGCTAATAGATATCATGGAGGATAAAGGTATAGTGGGAGGTTATGAAGGAAGTAAACCTCGGTCTGTTTTAATCAACTGGGATGACTATCAGAAAATGTTTGGTAGTATGTAA
- a CDS encoding YlzJ-like family protein, whose protein sequence is MLIYTPLPLECVFDGFNQKRSFKQLSYHGVKLIVEEVDSNQGRISQILSTNPEDFLNPLLQPGNIVYYSQLTVKPR, encoded by the coding sequence TTGCTTATCTATACTCCTTTGCCATTGGAATGTGTATTTGATGGATTTAATCAAAAAAGATCTTTTAAACAATTAAGTTATCACGGAGTCAAACTAATTGTTGAGGAAGTAGATTCAAATCAAGGAAGGATTAGCCAAATCTTAAGTACTAATCCTGAAGATTTCTTAAATCCTTTACTACAGCCAGGGAATATAGTCTATTATAGTCAACTAACCGTTAAACCAAGGTGA
- a CDS encoding ATP-dependent Clp protease proteolytic subunit, with the protein MDYAFFNHLDQDVTENPVPKTEDDTKQEHNIEAIKEFGELKVPQVKSNIHCLTIVGQVEGHIVMPPQNKTTKYEHILPQLVAIEQSPEIDGILIILNTVGGDVEAGLAIAEMITSLSKPTVSLVLGGGHSIGVPIAVSSDYSFIADTATMTIHPIRLTGLVIGVPQTYEYLDKMQDRVINFVVRNSKITEEKFRELMLRTGELARDIGTVLVGKDAVEIGLIDEIGGLGQAVSKLKALIEDAKSQKGGLH; encoded by the coding sequence ATGGATTATGCATTTTTTAATCATTTAGATCAAGATGTAACGGAAAATCCTGTGCCTAAAACAGAAGATGATACAAAGCAAGAACATAATATCGAAGCAATAAAGGAGTTCGGAGAATTAAAAGTACCCCAAGTTAAAAGTAATATTCATTGTCTAACTATAGTAGGTCAGGTTGAAGGGCATATTGTAATGCCTCCGCAAAATAAGACAACGAAATATGAACATATTTTGCCGCAGTTAGTGGCAATAGAACAAAGTCCTGAAATCGATGGTATTCTTATTATTTTAAATACCGTCGGAGGGGATGTGGAGGCAGGGTTGGCTATTGCCGAAATGATTACTAGTTTATCTAAGCCTACAGTATCTTTGGTTTTAGGTGGAGGGCATAGCATTGGTGTACCAATTGCCGTATCCAGCGATTATTCTTTTATTGCGGATACTGCAACTATGACTATTCACCCTATAAGACTAACTGGTTTGGTCATAGGAGTTCCTCAGACATACGAATATTTAGATAAAATGCAAGATCGAGTAATTAATTTTGTTGTTAGAAATTCCAAAATAACGGAGGAAAAATTTAGGGAACTTATGCTTAGAACAGGTGAATTAGCTAGAGACATTGGTACTGTTTTAGTGGGCAAAGATGCTGTGGAAATCGGCTTAATTGATGAAATTGGCGGTTTAGGCCAAGCTGTGAGTAAGTTAAAGGCTCTAATTGAAGATGCTAAATCTCAAAAAGGAGGTTTGCATTAG